One segment of Panicum virgatum strain AP13 chromosome 3K, P.virgatum_v5, whole genome shotgun sequence DNA contains the following:
- the LOC120698466 gene encoding uncharacterized protein LOC120698466 isoform X3 yields MAAAEDDDSDVILLAHQLPVDMDGPDEGRLAHLLPPLHRAPPPPPPPPFRPPPPPQAVASAEHRLSFRGWLGAPRHWDLWVAKLRPLHAPLWRRLGIHDAVLTSTYRFKPDTSLVLHLASFWSPATSTFAFPWGEATLTLHDTALIAGLPATGSPVPAPLQPQWRPDEAALNGVRLGFNRSACKKAHLSAWIKHFLTDHDDTVLEHAAFLALWLTRFVLSGQPESTMRQAVFPIAVRLARGERVALAPAVLASLYRDLRDIKAFLVAAGAAATTGNADTLSSLSLYSPLYILHLWIWERFPALRPGRENPQGDGEPMAARWHDLNRKVSPTLIRDVLSSRDNFLWQLPYATSLKKYSGWVCSSDLIGNDHLRLLAHCLRPCELVGMDCIEQYLPHRVARQFGLDQDVPMDVRRANQDWVVAWQTYELEGKNVSLFIPQSEPGVTARYAQWWRQQLPPSDLHPGALSIPVESKSKTSKRKVKKTPAAMEAEAEKERRMKKARVSPSDKKRRLEEMYDPKFSGWLAAGRSGIRDAAGSSCKKGYLPKYDMESDEALLPNVGATNDDVVLLLPRMQTPSPVVLVPKKYDTMNPALGDGGNSIVDVPPEISNNEVEGNATAMRKEEKLNNSVDMSLDITNKPEGDTVAMKSEKETMEISVVRSVGTTDRLEEGATVVMELEKEAMETHHIPVEDTTKVPQSESEKYTMVMELEMEAIETHNIAEDDTTKVPQLEYEKLRDEATIEEDTKEKPCADGKDLAEKDVDESTEVYKAKQAEGEGHNLLTEKNGDNITDALGEGYDLLAEKDSDTITDALAIEQAAEGQSTSLTEKGIHGHVEEITLVEQVDGQSEEATKIATKGIPEEIAQAHEKESDNDTMIYSKNSANGEMPCSSAPVQLGTMEKQCNQNVELNNQREPSSDAAAMKVEGVYDHKTMDMHEEMALTQKHDHKIIGENRATSILEGSHMLDSGVKSDSIALEADEIHTAGGIQKKEISDLGQEMAPKQKQDHIIKWENNDSMVSKGSHMLDSRVKSDLVTLKNDETHSGGGIRNQEILGLDKVVQEMALKQKQDHIIVCDNKETTELQGIHMLDSGMKPDVVILDVDETPAEGNENQDISDFNKQQGMNGTQDPVTVIEKNEVNMSKGEDIPVCSGYQIGPAIENNKMNMSEDAGIPDCSKHQIDPTGIEVNEVESTKKLQNQELLDNKEQLAKEVGQHLGTTIENNEMNLPNEANVLVCGENQINSTGTDVFEVESTNGIQNQELLDNKEVTLAASIQDQELLDNKEITENRMELEIAYKSGVSLDEGYKVGDGVDTCAVAVNVSVSMQNKETCTIEEAIEDKQHHEVEHVNEERILKDTIMIASGGLKSDATDMEVDMAGSKEGTLNQCAASVETEAAMQEKQDLEMAGEDTNRDMVDTNALECRVKPDGAVKMNHETLRTTESVGIAGSKISSEDKEKAASFEEHNITEVAGFESNQTTGMELEVALQLEPKNLVEVKQENLDNETGRSIFKENDEVFCKDQTSACVMISSSNIDDQCEGDNGWAEESAKSYDKLASDSLNTVCHHPVKFGKSSNEEVKRAQNIRSMYLKDIKESLGRIRAESSNRLQATNFGYPSRHAVQESHSACKEIKVPLRDSGRDFGRDRALELVVTSPAEESSRWRQEQYALQILEDVQNARIAEKTRMEMEIRILKAQIASMERQVMNLDHFSEVKSRSKRH; encoded by the exons atggctgccgccgAGGATGACGACAGCGACGTCATCCTCCTTGCCCaccagctccccgtcgacatgGACGGGCCCGACGAGGGCCGCCTTGCCCACCTCCTCCCCCCGCTCCACCGCGCccctcccccgcccccgcctcccccattccgcccgccgcccccaccccaagccgtcgcctccgccgagCACCGCCTCTCCTTCCGCGGCTGGCTCGGCGCCCCGCGCCACTGGGACCTCTGGGTCGCCAAGCTGCGCCCGCTCCATGCCCCTCTCTGGCGCCGCCTCGGCATCCACGACGCCGTCCTCACCTCCACCTACAGGTTCAAGCCCGACACCTCCCTCGTCCTCCACCTCGCCTCCTTCTGGTCCCCTGCCACCTCCACCTTCGCCTTCCCCTGGGGCGAGGCCACCCTCACCCTGCACGACACCGCCCTCATCGCCGGCCTCCCCGCCACCGGCTCTCCTGTCCCGGCGCCGCTCCAGCCCCAATGGCGCCCCGACGAGGCAGCGCTCAACGGGGTGCGCCTCGGCTTCAACCGCAGCGCCTGCAAGAAGGCGCACCTCTCCGCCTGGATCAAGCACTTCCTCACCGATCACGACGACACCGTCCTCGAGCACGCCGCCTTCCTCGCGCTCTGGCTCACGCGCTTCGTGCTCTCGGGCCAGCCGGAGTCCACCATGCGCCAGGCTGTCTTCCCCATCGCCGTCCGCCTCGCGCGAGGCGAGCGCGTCGCGCTCGCGCCCGCCGTGCTCGCCTCCCTCTACAGGGACCTGCGCGACATCAAGGCattcctcgtcgccgccggtgctgcCGCGACAACCGGCAATGCTGATACGCTATCTTCCTTATCCCTCTACTCGCCCCTCTACATTCTTCATCTCTGGATATGGGAGCGCTTCCCTGCGCTCAGGCCCGGAAGGGAGAACCCGCAGGGGGATGGTGAGCCTATGGCTGCTCGCTGGCATGATCTAAACAGAAAGGTCAGCCCGACACTCATACGTGATGTCCTCAGTTCAAGGGACAACTTTCTATGGCAACTTCCTTATGCCACTTCTCTCAAGAAGTACAGTGGCTGGGTTTGCAGCAGCGATCTCATTGGAAATGATCATCTGAGATTGCTGGCACACTGCTTGCGGCCTTGTGAGCTTGTGGGGATGGATTGCATTGAACAGTACCTCCCGCACCGTGTTGCAAGACAGTTTGGACTGGACCAAGATGTGCCTATGGATGTTCGCCGTGCCAATCAGGATTGGGTGGTTGCTTGGCAGACCTATGAACTGGAGGGGAAGAATGTGAGTTTATTCATCCCACAGTCTGAACCTGGGGTCACAGCGCGGTACGCACAGTGGTGGAGGCAGCAATTACCACCTTCTGATCTTCATCCAGGGGCACTAAGCATTCCCGTGGAGTCGAAGTCGAAGACTTCTAAGCGCAAGGTTAAAAAGACCCCAGCGGCAATGGAAGCTGAGGCAGAGAAGGAGCGGAGGATGAAGAAGGCTCGTGTCTCACCTAGTGACAAAAAACGCAGGCTTGAAGAGATGTATGATCCAAAGTTCTCAGGTTGGCTTGCAGCTGGAAGGAGTGGGATAAGAGATGCTGCTGGCAGCAGCTGCAAAAAGGGATACTTGCCGAAATATGACATGGAATCAGATGAGGCATTGTTGCCTAATGTTGGAGCTACCAATGATGATGTTGTGCTACTTCTGCCAAGGATGCAAACACCAAGTCCTGTTGTATTGGTGCCCAAGAAGTATGATACCATGAATCCGGCTTTAGGTGATGGAGGAAACTCCATTGTAGATGTGCCCCCAGAAATCTCCAATAATGAAGTTGAAGGAAATGCTACTGCAATGCGGAAGGAGGAAAAACTTAATAATTCTGTAGACATGTCTCTTGATATCACAAATAAGCCAGAAGGAGACACAGTGGCAATGAAGTCAGAGAAGGAAACTATGGAAATTTCTGTAGTCAGGTCTGTTGGAACCACAGATAGGCTAGAAGAAGGAGCTACTGTGGTAATGGAGTTGGAGAAGGAGGCTATGGAAACACATCATATTCCTGTAGAGGATACTACAAAAGTTCCTCAATCAGAGTCTGAAAAGTATACTATGGTAATGGAGTTGGAGATGGAAGCTATAGAAACACATAATATTGCTGAAGATGATACTACAAAAGTTCCTCAATTAGAGTATGAGAAGTTAAGAGATGAAGCAACAATAGAGGAAGATACCAAGGAAAAGCCCTGTGCAGATGGCAAGGATCTAGCAGAGAAAGATGTAGATGAGTCCACGGAGGTTTACAAAGCAAAACAAGCTGAAGGGGAAGGACACAACTTGTTAACGGAGAAAAATGGTGATAATATTACTGATGCTCTTGGAGAGGGATATGACTTGTTAGCGGAGAAAGACAGTGATACTATTACTGATGCTCTTGCAATAGAACAAGCAGCAGAAGGACAATCCACATCATTGACAGAGAAAGGTATACACGGCCATGTTGAGGAAATTACTCTAGTGGAGCAGGTGGATGGACAAAGCGAGGAGGCTACAAAGATAGCAACAAAAGGCATCCCTGAAGAAATCGCTCAGGCACATGAAAAGGAATCTGATAATGATACGATGATATATTCCAAGAATTCAGCCAATGGTGAGATGCCATGTAGTTCAGCTCCTGTACAATTAGGCACAATGGAGAAGCAATGCAATCAGAATGTTGAGCTGAATAATCAGAGGGAACCGTCATCTGATGCAGCTGCTATGAAGGTTGAAGGTGTATATGACCATAAAACCATGGATATGCATGAG GAAATGGCTCTGACACAGAAACATGACCATAAAATCATAGGTGAGAACAGGGCGACATCaatattggaaggaagccataTGCTGGATAGCGGAGTGAAATCTGATTCGATTGCTTTGGAGGCTGATGAAATTCACACTGCAGGAGGCATTCAAAAGAAGGAAATTTCAGATTTGGGCCAG GAAATGGCTCCGAAACAGAAACAGGACCACATAATCAAATGGGAGAACAATGATTCAATGGTTTCGAAAGGCAGCCATATGCTAGATAGCAGAGTGAAATCTGATTTGGTCACTTTGAAGAATGATGAAACTCATTCTGGAGGAGGAATTCGAAACCAGGAAATTTTGGGCTTGGACAAG GTGGTGCAGGAAATGGCTCTGAAACAAAAACAGGACCACATAATCGTATGTGACAACAAGGAGACAACAGAACTGCAAGGCATCCATATGCTAGATAGCGGAATGAAGCCTGATGTGGTCATTTTGGATGTTGACGAAACTCCTGCAGAAGGAAATGAAAACCAGGATATTTCGGATTTTAACAAG CAACAAGGAATGAATGGAACACAGGATCCCGTAACTGTAATTGAGAAAAATGAAGTGAACATGTCAAAGGGCGAAGATATTCCTGTTTGCAGTGGATATCAAATTGGACCTGCAATTGAGAACAACAAAATGAATATGTCAGAAGATGCAGGCATTCCTGATTGCAGTAAACATCAAATTGATCCAACAGGTATAGAGGTTAATGAGGTTGAGTCTACCAAAAAACTGCAGAACCAAGAACTTTTAGACAATAAAGAA CAACTAGCAAAGGAGGTAGGACAACATCTAGGAACAACAATTGAAAACAATGAAATGAATTTGCCAAATGAAGCAAATGTTCTTGTTTGTGGTGAAAACCAAATCAATTCAACTGGTACAGATGTTTTTGAGGTCGAATCTACCAATGGTATACAAAACCAAGAACTTTTGGACAATAAAGAAGTGACTCTAGCTGCAAGTATACAGGACCAAGAACTTTTGGACAACAAAGAA ATAACAGAGAATAGAATGGAGTTGGAAATCGCATATAAAAGTGGTGTATCCTTGGATGAGGGCTATAAAGTTGGTGATGGAGTGGATACCTGTGCGGTTGCTGTCAATGTTAGTGTTTCAATGCAGAACAAGGAAACTTGTACCATTGAGG AGGCAATAGAGGACAAGCAACACCATGAAGTTGAACATGTGAATGAGGAGAGGATTTTGAAAGATACAATTATGATAGCTAGCGGTGGATTGAAATCTGATGCTACTGATATGGAGGTTGACATGGCTGGGTCAAAGGAGGGAACACTGAACCAGTGTGCTGCAAGTGTGGAGACG GAAGCGGCAATGCAAGAGAAGCAGGATCTGGAAATGGCTGGTGAAGACACCAACAGGGATATGGTTGATACGAATGCACTTGAATGTAGAGTGAAACCTGATGGAGCTGTTAAAATGAATCATGAGACTCTTCGTACAACAGAATCTGTTGGTATAGCAGGGTCTAAAATTTCTTCCGAGGACAAGGAGAAGGCAGCTTCCTTTGAAGAACACAATATAACAGAAGTTGCAGGCTTTGAATCAAATCAAACTACAGGGATGGAGCTTGAAGTAGCTCTTCAACTAGAGCCGAAAAACCTTGTAGAAGTGAAACAAGAAAATTTGGATAATGAAACTGGAAGATCCATttttaaggagaatgatgaaGTGTTTTGCAAAGATCAAACCTCAGCATGCGTTATGATTTCTTCTTCAAATATTGATGATCAATGTGAGGGTGATAATGGATGGGCTGAAGAATCGGCAAAAAGCTATGACAAGTTAGCTTCTGATTCACTAAACACAGTTTGTCATCACCCTGTCAAATTTGGCAAGTCAAGTAACGAAGAGGTTAAAAGAGCACAGAATATCAGATCTATGTATTTAAAAGATATTAAAGAATCACTGGGAAGAATTCGTGCTGAATCATCAAACAGATTACAGGCCACCAATTTTGGTTATCCCTCTAGGCATGCAGTTCAGGAATCACACTCAGCTTGCAAGGAGATCAAAGTGCCTTTGCGTGATAGTGGAAGGGATTTTGGAAGAGATCGCGCACTAGAGTTGGTTGTTACAAGTCCAGCAGAAGAGAGTTCTCGTTGGAGACAAGAACAATATGCACTTCAAATTTTAGAAGATGTGCAAAATGCTCGAATTGCTGAGAAAACtaggatggagatggagatcagaATACTGAAAGCGCAAATTGCTAGCATGGAGAGACAGGTGATGAACTTGGATCACTTCTCTGAGGTGAAGTCCAGATCAAAAAGGCACTAG
- the LOC120698466 gene encoding uncharacterized protein LOC120698466 isoform X1, translated as MAAAEDDDSDVILLAHQLPVDMDGPDEGRLAHLLPPLHRAPPPPPPPPFRPPPPPQAVASAEHRLSFRGWLGAPRHWDLWVAKLRPLHAPLWRRLGIHDAVLTSTYRFKPDTSLVLHLASFWSPATSTFAFPWGEATLTLHDTALIAGLPATGSPVPAPLQPQWRPDEAALNGVRLGFNRSACKKAHLSAWIKHFLTDHDDTVLEHAAFLALWLTRFVLSGQPESTMRQAVFPIAVRLARGERVALAPAVLASLYRDLRDIKAFLVAAGAAATTGNADTLSSLSLYSPLYILHLWIWERFPALRPGRENPQGDGEPMAARWHDLNRKVSPTLIRDVLSSRDNFLWQLPYATSLKKYSGWVCSSDLIGNDHLRLLAHCLRPCELVGMDCIEQYLPHRVARQFGLDQDVPMDVRRANQDWVVAWQTYELEGKNVSLFIPQSEPGVTARYAQWWRQQLPPSDLHPGALSIPVESKSKTSKRKVKKTPAAMEAEAEKERRMKKARVSPSDKKRRLEEMYDPKFSGWLAAGRSGIRDAAGSSCKKGYLPKYDMESDEALLPNVGATNDDVVLLLPRMQTPSPVVLVPKKYDTMNPALGDGGNSIVDVPPEISNNEVEGNATAMRKEEKLNNSVDMSLDITNKPEGDTVAMKSEKETMEISVVRSVGTTDRLEEGATVVMELEKEAMETHHIPVEDTTKVPQSESEKYTMVMELEMEAIETHNIAEDDTTKVPQLEYEKLRDEATIEEDTKEKPCADGKDLAEKDVDESTEVYKAKQAEGEGHNLLTEKNGDNITDALGEGYDLLAEKDSDTITDALAIEQAAEGQSTSLTEKGIHGHVEEITLVEQVDGQSEEATKIATKGIPEEIAQAHEKESDNDTMIYSKNSANGEMPCSSAPVQLGTMEKQCNQNVELNNQREPSSDAAAMKVEGVYDHKTMDMHEEMALTQKHDHKIIGENRATSILEGSHMLDSGVKSDSIALEADEIHTAGGIQKKEISDLGQEMAPKQKQDHIIKWENNDSMVSKGSHMLDSRVKSDLVTLKNDETHSGGGIRNQEILGLDKVVQEMALKQKQDHIIVCDNKETTELQGIHMLDSGMKPDVVILDVDETPAEGNENQDISDFNKQQGMNGTQDPVTVIEKNEVNMSKGEDIPVCSGYQIGPAIENNKMNMSEDAGIPDCSKHQIDPTGIEVNEVESTKKLQNQELLDNKEQLAKEVGQHLGTTIENNEMNLPNEANVLVCGENQINSTGTDVFEVESTNGIQNQELLDNKEVTLAASIQDQELLDNKEDQITENRMELEIAYKSGVSLDEGYKVGDGVDTCAVAVNVSVSMQNKETCTIEEAIEDKQHHEVEHVNEERILKDTIMIASGGLKSDATDMEVDMAGSKEGTLNQCAASVETEAAMQEKQDLEMAGEDTNRDMVDTNALECRVKPDGAVKMNHETLRTTESVGIAGSKISSEDKEKAASFEEHNITEVAGFESNQTTGMELEVALQLEPKNLVEVKQENLDNETGRSIFKENDEVFCKDQTSACVMISSSNIDDQCEGDNGWAEESAKSYDKLASDSLNTVCHHPVKFGKSSNEEVKRAQNIRSMYLKDIKESLGRIRAESSNRLQATNFGYPSRHAVQESHSACKEIKVPLRDSGRDFGRDRALELVVTSPAEESSRWRQEQYALQILEDVQNARIAEKTRMEMEIRILKAQIASMERQVMNLDHFSEVKSRSKRH; from the exons atggctgccgccgAGGATGACGACAGCGACGTCATCCTCCTTGCCCaccagctccccgtcgacatgGACGGGCCCGACGAGGGCCGCCTTGCCCACCTCCTCCCCCCGCTCCACCGCGCccctcccccgcccccgcctcccccattccgcccgccgcccccaccccaagccgtcgcctccgccgagCACCGCCTCTCCTTCCGCGGCTGGCTCGGCGCCCCGCGCCACTGGGACCTCTGGGTCGCCAAGCTGCGCCCGCTCCATGCCCCTCTCTGGCGCCGCCTCGGCATCCACGACGCCGTCCTCACCTCCACCTACAGGTTCAAGCCCGACACCTCCCTCGTCCTCCACCTCGCCTCCTTCTGGTCCCCTGCCACCTCCACCTTCGCCTTCCCCTGGGGCGAGGCCACCCTCACCCTGCACGACACCGCCCTCATCGCCGGCCTCCCCGCCACCGGCTCTCCTGTCCCGGCGCCGCTCCAGCCCCAATGGCGCCCCGACGAGGCAGCGCTCAACGGGGTGCGCCTCGGCTTCAACCGCAGCGCCTGCAAGAAGGCGCACCTCTCCGCCTGGATCAAGCACTTCCTCACCGATCACGACGACACCGTCCTCGAGCACGCCGCCTTCCTCGCGCTCTGGCTCACGCGCTTCGTGCTCTCGGGCCAGCCGGAGTCCACCATGCGCCAGGCTGTCTTCCCCATCGCCGTCCGCCTCGCGCGAGGCGAGCGCGTCGCGCTCGCGCCCGCCGTGCTCGCCTCCCTCTACAGGGACCTGCGCGACATCAAGGCattcctcgtcgccgccggtgctgcCGCGACAACCGGCAATGCTGATACGCTATCTTCCTTATCCCTCTACTCGCCCCTCTACATTCTTCATCTCTGGATATGGGAGCGCTTCCCTGCGCTCAGGCCCGGAAGGGAGAACCCGCAGGGGGATGGTGAGCCTATGGCTGCTCGCTGGCATGATCTAAACAGAAAGGTCAGCCCGACACTCATACGTGATGTCCTCAGTTCAAGGGACAACTTTCTATGGCAACTTCCTTATGCCACTTCTCTCAAGAAGTACAGTGGCTGGGTTTGCAGCAGCGATCTCATTGGAAATGATCATCTGAGATTGCTGGCACACTGCTTGCGGCCTTGTGAGCTTGTGGGGATGGATTGCATTGAACAGTACCTCCCGCACCGTGTTGCAAGACAGTTTGGACTGGACCAAGATGTGCCTATGGATGTTCGCCGTGCCAATCAGGATTGGGTGGTTGCTTGGCAGACCTATGAACTGGAGGGGAAGAATGTGAGTTTATTCATCCCACAGTCTGAACCTGGGGTCACAGCGCGGTACGCACAGTGGTGGAGGCAGCAATTACCACCTTCTGATCTTCATCCAGGGGCACTAAGCATTCCCGTGGAGTCGAAGTCGAAGACTTCTAAGCGCAAGGTTAAAAAGACCCCAGCGGCAATGGAAGCTGAGGCAGAGAAGGAGCGGAGGATGAAGAAGGCTCGTGTCTCACCTAGTGACAAAAAACGCAGGCTTGAAGAGATGTATGATCCAAAGTTCTCAGGTTGGCTTGCAGCTGGAAGGAGTGGGATAAGAGATGCTGCTGGCAGCAGCTGCAAAAAGGGATACTTGCCGAAATATGACATGGAATCAGATGAGGCATTGTTGCCTAATGTTGGAGCTACCAATGATGATGTTGTGCTACTTCTGCCAAGGATGCAAACACCAAGTCCTGTTGTATTGGTGCCCAAGAAGTATGATACCATGAATCCGGCTTTAGGTGATGGAGGAAACTCCATTGTAGATGTGCCCCCAGAAATCTCCAATAATGAAGTTGAAGGAAATGCTACTGCAATGCGGAAGGAGGAAAAACTTAATAATTCTGTAGACATGTCTCTTGATATCACAAATAAGCCAGAAGGAGACACAGTGGCAATGAAGTCAGAGAAGGAAACTATGGAAATTTCTGTAGTCAGGTCTGTTGGAACCACAGATAGGCTAGAAGAAGGAGCTACTGTGGTAATGGAGTTGGAGAAGGAGGCTATGGAAACACATCATATTCCTGTAGAGGATACTACAAAAGTTCCTCAATCAGAGTCTGAAAAGTATACTATGGTAATGGAGTTGGAGATGGAAGCTATAGAAACACATAATATTGCTGAAGATGATACTACAAAAGTTCCTCAATTAGAGTATGAGAAGTTAAGAGATGAAGCAACAATAGAGGAAGATACCAAGGAAAAGCCCTGTGCAGATGGCAAGGATCTAGCAGAGAAAGATGTAGATGAGTCCACGGAGGTTTACAAAGCAAAACAAGCTGAAGGGGAAGGACACAACTTGTTAACGGAGAAAAATGGTGATAATATTACTGATGCTCTTGGAGAGGGATATGACTTGTTAGCGGAGAAAGACAGTGATACTATTACTGATGCTCTTGCAATAGAACAAGCAGCAGAAGGACAATCCACATCATTGACAGAGAAAGGTATACACGGCCATGTTGAGGAAATTACTCTAGTGGAGCAGGTGGATGGACAAAGCGAGGAGGCTACAAAGATAGCAACAAAAGGCATCCCTGAAGAAATCGCTCAGGCACATGAAAAGGAATCTGATAATGATACGATGATATATTCCAAGAATTCAGCCAATGGTGAGATGCCATGTAGTTCAGCTCCTGTACAATTAGGCACAATGGAGAAGCAATGCAATCAGAATGTTGAGCTGAATAATCAGAGGGAACCGTCATCTGATGCAGCTGCTATGAAGGTTGAAGGTGTATATGACCATAAAACCATGGATATGCATGAG GAAATGGCTCTGACACAGAAACATGACCATAAAATCATAGGTGAGAACAGGGCGACATCaatattggaaggaagccataTGCTGGATAGCGGAGTGAAATCTGATTCGATTGCTTTGGAGGCTGATGAAATTCACACTGCAGGAGGCATTCAAAAGAAGGAAATTTCAGATTTGGGCCAG GAAATGGCTCCGAAACAGAAACAGGACCACATAATCAAATGGGAGAACAATGATTCAATGGTTTCGAAAGGCAGCCATATGCTAGATAGCAGAGTGAAATCTGATTTGGTCACTTTGAAGAATGATGAAACTCATTCTGGAGGAGGAATTCGAAACCAGGAAATTTTGGGCTTGGACAAG GTGGTGCAGGAAATGGCTCTGAAACAAAAACAGGACCACATAATCGTATGTGACAACAAGGAGACAACAGAACTGCAAGGCATCCATATGCTAGATAGCGGAATGAAGCCTGATGTGGTCATTTTGGATGTTGACGAAACTCCTGCAGAAGGAAATGAAAACCAGGATATTTCGGATTTTAACAAG CAACAAGGAATGAATGGAACACAGGATCCCGTAACTGTAATTGAGAAAAATGAAGTGAACATGTCAAAGGGCGAAGATATTCCTGTTTGCAGTGGATATCAAATTGGACCTGCAATTGAGAACAACAAAATGAATATGTCAGAAGATGCAGGCATTCCTGATTGCAGTAAACATCAAATTGATCCAACAGGTATAGAGGTTAATGAGGTTGAGTCTACCAAAAAACTGCAGAACCAAGAACTTTTAGACAATAAAGAA CAACTAGCAAAGGAGGTAGGACAACATCTAGGAACAACAATTGAAAACAATGAAATGAATTTGCCAAATGAAGCAAATGTTCTTGTTTGTGGTGAAAACCAAATCAATTCAACTGGTACAGATGTTTTTGAGGTCGAATCTACCAATGGTATACAAAACCAAGAACTTTTGGACAATAAAGAAGTGACTCTAGCTGCAAGTATACAGGACCAAGAACTTTTGGACAACAAAGAA GACCAGATAACAGAGAATAGAATGGAGTTGGAAATCGCATATAAAAGTGGTGTATCCTTGGATGAGGGCTATAAAGTTGGTGATGGAGTGGATACCTGTGCGGTTGCTGTCAATGTTAGTGTTTCAATGCAGAACAAGGAAACTTGTACCATTGAGG AGGCAATAGAGGACAAGCAACACCATGAAGTTGAACATGTGAATGAGGAGAGGATTTTGAAAGATACAATTATGATAGCTAGCGGTGGATTGAAATCTGATGCTACTGATATGGAGGTTGACATGGCTGGGTCAAAGGAGGGAACACTGAACCAGTGTGCTGCAAGTGTGGAGACG GAAGCGGCAATGCAAGAGAAGCAGGATCTGGAAATGGCTGGTGAAGACACCAACAGGGATATGGTTGATACGAATGCACTTGAATGTAGAGTGAAACCTGATGGAGCTGTTAAAATGAATCATGAGACTCTTCGTACAACAGAATCTGTTGGTATAGCAGGGTCTAAAATTTCTTCCGAGGACAAGGAGAAGGCAGCTTCCTTTGAAGAACACAATATAACAGAAGTTGCAGGCTTTGAATCAAATCAAACTACAGGGATGGAGCTTGAAGTAGCTCTTCAACTAGAGCCGAAAAACCTTGTAGAAGTGAAACAAGAAAATTTGGATAATGAAACTGGAAGATCCATttttaaggagaatgatgaaGTGTTTTGCAAAGATCAAACCTCAGCATGCGTTATGATTTCTTCTTCAAATATTGATGATCAATGTGAGGGTGATAATGGATGGGCTGAAGAATCGGCAAAAAGCTATGACAAGTTAGCTTCTGATTCACTAAACACAGTTTGTCATCACCCTGTCAAATTTGGCAAGTCAAGTAACGAAGAGGTTAAAAGAGCACAGAATATCAGATCTATGTATTTAAAAGATATTAAAGAATCACTGGGAAGAATTCGTGCTGAATCATCAAACAGATTACAGGCCACCAATTTTGGTTATCCCTCTAGGCATGCAGTTCAGGAATCACACTCAGCTTGCAAGGAGATCAAAGTGCCTTTGCGTGATAGTGGAAGGGATTTTGGAAGAGATCGCGCACTAGAGTTGGTTGTTACAAGTCCAGCAGAAGAGAGTTCTCGTTGGAGACAAGAACAATATGCACTTCAAATTTTAGAAGATGTGCAAAATGCTCGAATTGCTGAGAAAACtaggatggagatggagatcagaATACTGAAAGCGCAAATTGCTAGCATGGAGAGACAGGTGATGAACTTGGATCACTTCTCTGAGGTGAAGTCCAGATCAAAAAGGCACTAG